In a genomic window of Gloeocapsopsis dulcis:
- a CDS encoding SNF2-related protein, with the protein MSALTNNQAIALLPTPKSFQGELRPYQVRGFSWLAFLERWNLGACLADDMGLGKCLSKESRIYINGELCTAEEIWQTYAAETTFDGEGFWTHPTKQLLVNSIDEVSGKIVQAPIQRLYRQQVREKLRKVTLQDGSSITITRRHQLLTSKGWKNELQTGDYVCVPAKMLWQGQPEDADLVKFLAWQIAEGYEQSHWGKLTITQKDTGRLEELLSAFQRISKRYNIKISHPNICTFPGKTPALRISSKAYQRFLEAKGYAWGKRSAQKAIPPFIMQADLDSVRNFLQNYFDAESAVISSMRSIEIATASPLIIEQISTLLRRFGIWLRISSKQKRATNGSGIYRTYYIGVIGGNSARRFLQEIGFSNQQKQDKLEAICQWVSNTNIEGIPASDVVAEIVRTTRLPIRHLGMHNTVYINGSQQFSQKSLQQVLAGCDHILSGVAQQEYRQQKPSRWTVQTLSAYNQLNLQQLNSARQSLHQILTQEVFYCKIASIEDVEYNDWVYDFEVSEHHNFVANNIICHNTIQFIAFMLHQKEQEVLEKPTLLVCPTSVLGNWEREVKKFGSQLKVMLHHGDKRPKGKAFVAAVRKHDLVITSYALIHRDVKDLQSVSWQGIVLDEAQNIKNPEAKQSQSIRQLESAFRIALTGTPVENRLQELWSILDFLNPGYLGARQFFQRRFAMPIEKYGDVDSLTQLRSLVQPFILRRVKTDRDIIQDLPEKQEITEFCGISPEQATLYQQAVENSLAEIDAAEGLQRRGMILGLLVKLKQICNHPAQFLKQNKIAEPHQSGKLLRLVEMLEEALSEGDRALIFTQFAEWGKLLQPYLQQQLQREILFLYGSNSKKQREEMIDRFQHDPQGPPIMILSLKAGGVGLNLTRANHVFHFDRWWNPAVENQATDRVFRIGQTRNVFVHKFVCSGTLEEKIHEMIESKKALAEQVVGAGEQWLTELDTNQLRNLLVLDRNAVIDEDAE; encoded by the coding sequence ATGTCTGCGCTGACAAATAATCAGGCGATCGCGCTACTACCAACACCAAAAAGCTTTCAAGGCGAACTGCGTCCTTACCAAGTCAGGGGTTTTAGCTGGCTAGCTTTTCTCGAACGCTGGAATTTAGGTGCTTGTCTCGCCGACGATATGGGACTCGGTAAGTGCTTGTCTAAGGAATCCCGTATATATATCAATGGAGAACTCTGTACAGCAGAAGAAATTTGGCAAACTTACGCAGCCGAGACAACATTTGACGGTGAGGGATTTTGGACTCATCCTACTAAACAATTATTAGTGAATTCGATCGATGAAGTCAGTGGCAAAATTGTCCAAGCTCCCATTCAGCGATTGTATCGTCAGCAGGTGCGCGAGAAGTTACGTAAGGTAACACTGCAAGATGGTAGCAGTATTACAATCACTCGCCGTCATCAGCTACTCACAAGCAAAGGTTGGAAAAATGAATTGCAGACAGGTGATTATGTTTGTGTGCCTGCGAAAATGCTTTGGCAAGGGCAACCGGAAGACGCTGACTTAGTTAAGTTTCTGGCATGGCAAATTGCTGAAGGCTACGAGCAGTCACATTGGGGAAAATTAACAATAACTCAAAAAGATACAGGACGCTTAGAGGAACTACTTTCTGCTTTCCAACGTATAAGTAAACGTTATAACATTAAGATTAGTCATCCTAACATCTGTACTTTTCCTGGAAAAACTCCAGCACTACGAATTAGTAGCAAAGCTTATCAACGCTTCCTTGAAGCCAAAGGTTATGCTTGGGGTAAACGTTCAGCACAAAAAGCGATTCCGCCCTTCATCATGCAGGCAGACTTGGATAGCGTGCGGAATTTTTTACAAAACTATTTTGATGCGGAATCTGCAGTAATTTCTAGTATGCGGAGTATTGAAATTGCCACAGCTTCGCCGTTAATCATTGAGCAAATTTCTACCTTACTACGACGCTTTGGAATTTGGCTACGCATCTCCTCAAAACAGAAGCGAGCAACGAATGGTAGTGGTATCTATCGTACCTACTACATAGGCGTTATTGGTGGGAATAGCGCTCGCAGATTTTTGCAAGAAATTGGTTTTAGCAATCAACAAAAACAAGACAAGCTAGAGGCAATTTGTCAATGGGTAAGCAACACAAACATTGAAGGAATTCCGGCGAGTGATGTTGTCGCAGAAATCGTACGAACTACAAGACTGCCAATACGACATCTAGGAATGCATAACACAGTCTATATCAATGGTTCGCAACAGTTTTCTCAAAAAAGCTTACAGCAAGTCTTAGCAGGCTGCGATCACATCCTCAGTGGTGTTGCTCAACAAGAGTACCGCCAGCAAAAACCTAGTAGATGGACAGTACAAACGCTGAGTGCCTACAATCAGCTCAATTTACAACAGTTGAATTCTGCAAGGCAGTCGTTACACCAGATATTAACGCAGGAAGTTTTTTACTGCAAAATAGCTAGCATTGAGGATGTGGAATATAACGATTGGGTTTATGACTTCGAGGTAAGTGAACATCATAACTTTGTCGCTAATAATATTATTTGTCACAACACCATTCAGTTTATTGCCTTTATGCTGCATCAGAAAGAGCAAGAGGTACTTGAAAAGCCGACACTGCTTGTTTGTCCGACTTCAGTTTTAGGTAACTGGGAGCGCGAAGTCAAGAAATTTGGTTCACAGTTGAAAGTAATGCTGCACCACGGAGATAAGCGTCCTAAAGGTAAAGCCTTTGTTGCTGCAGTGCGAAAGCACGATTTAGTGATTACAAGTTATGCGTTGATTCATCGCGATGTCAAAGATTTACAGAGTGTTTCTTGGCAAGGAATTGTGCTTGATGAGGCACAAAATATTAAAAATCCAGAAGCAAAGCAGTCGCAATCAATTCGCCAACTCGAATCCGCATTTCGGATTGCACTGACAGGAACTCCAGTAGAAAACAGACTGCAAGAACTGTGGTCAATTTTAGATTTTCTCAATCCAGGATATTTAGGCGCACGGCAATTTTTCCAAAGACGCTTTGCGATGCCAATTGAAAAGTACGGCGATGTTGATTCATTAACACAGTTGCGATCGCTAGTTCAACCTTTCATTTTGCGGCGCGTTAAAACGGATCGCGACATTATTCAAGATCTCCCTGAAAAGCAAGAAATTACTGAGTTTTGTGGAATTAGCCCCGAACAAGCAACGCTGTATCAACAAGCTGTTGAAAACTCGTTAGCAGAAATTGATGCAGCAGAAGGTTTACAGCGTCGGGGAATGATTTTAGGGCTGCTTGTCAAACTGAAGCAGATTTGCAACCATCCGGCACAGTTTCTCAAACAAAATAAAATTGCTGAACCTCACCAGTCGGGGAAATTACTCCGGCTTGTGGAGATGTTAGAAGAAGCTTTGTCAGAAGGAGATCGCGCCCTCATTTTTACACAGTTTGCTGAGTGGGGGAAACTTCTACAACCATACTTACAACAGCAACTACAGCGCGAAATTTTGTTTCTCTATGGCAGTAATTCCAAAAAACAGCGCGAGGAAATGATCGATCGCTTTCAGCACGATCCACAAGGTCCACCAATTATGATTCTTTCTTTAAAGGCGGGTGGTGTCGGGTTAAACTTAACTCGTGCTAATCATGTCTTTCACTTTGATCGCTGGTGGAATCCTGCAGTAGAAAACCAAGCAACAGATCGCGTCTTTCGGATTGGTCAAACTCGTAATGTGTTCGTCCACAAATTCGTCTGTAGTGGCACTTTAGAAGAAAAAATTCACGAAATGATCGAGAGTAAAAAAGCCTTAGCCGAACAAGTAGTCGGTGCTGGCGAACAATGGCTAACTGAATTAGATACCAATCAGTTACGTAATTTACTTGTTCTAGATCGCAATGCTGTAATTGATGAGGATGCAGAATGA